The sequence gtacatgtgctctgagtgcgggaaaagctttgggcagagctctcaccttatcacacatgagagaatccacaaaggggagaagccctacatgtgctctgagtgcgggaaaagcttcagttacaGCTCAGTCCTGagcacacacaggagaatccactcaggggagaagccctacacatgctctgagtgtgggaaaagcttcatttcgAGCTCTCaacttatcacacatcagagaagccacacaggggagatgcccttcacgtgctctgagtgcgggaaaagcttcgggcagagctctcaccttatcgcacatgagagaatccacacaggggagacgccctacacgtgctctgagtgcgggaaaagcttcaatcggcgctctacccttattagacatcagagaatccacacacgggagacaccctacatgtgctctgagtgcgggaaaagcttcatttcgagctctcaccttatcgcacatcagagaatccacacaggggagacgccctacacgtgccctgagtgcgggaaaagcttcagttacaGCTCAGTCCTGagcgcacacaggagaatccacacaggggagaagccctacacatgccctgagtgtgggaaaagcttcaatcagagctcaaaccttattacacatcagaaaatccacatgagagagaactgtagcaaatgccttgactagggctggagaaagattttttttttttaatcacatttgctaatttcCACATAGTAATTTttcaccatcttcaccgtggtgtctcagctccaccaaatgagttgcctgcttctgccttttgcagctcagcTTTCTTTGGgctcagtcctgtgatcttttctatcaactcctttcctttgagtcgaaggagtgtgtgtccctcctgccaggaatgttcatcagctccaggtgggagagaggtttgattccaacAAGCCACACCGAGgctaaaactacctgtgcctgacagccactaggactgtacatgacattggctgctcaagttagtgatcttggtgtaacaagacaattatagttgtagtgcagatgcagcccaggtgcagtggttggcattaacttcccccttgacctgacctaaactccatcactttccctagtctaaacaaaccctgagcatcacggttatactgttcccccatttcacagctattgttagtcatcgagttcactcttggggaagaagttgtttcactcccagttgctctgatgttggttcaggttgtgctgcagagcagatatttttactatcatttttctcacttaaaatatattgaactataacaaagagcaggaacagggcagggataggggaaaatgtcatttcaccctctgtaacaacagaagaagatggggtaaatcagagggattcccttattccccatcaccatcccaatccccctgttgtgcagttggttagggttttttctaaagggctgggaagaggattccctcgtaaataacttgtaactaaacaaagtgcccaggcattgggctcccagagccgttgtggcccaggccctgcagggagtggctcctgaagagatctccttcctcattagctgcatgttgcctgttatttgggaaatacaatccctagctaggtagagatgggaaacgtggaagtgacttttctcttcagctcacccctgggagatgctgcaaaatgtgtagaaaatgaaatccgtgttgaatgtgatatagctgcagaaagatacctgtttttaatagattcctgacatttgttgtcttacagggattctaagtcgcacctgaatttagtccctaatttaaatctatgccaccagattaaagaaataaaagggcatagttgggggagttgtacctcagtgtcgctactgatctgttgtgcggttggtgaagaattctgtGCCAGAGAcgtgtcaaattactccaagtaaggtcagaGATTTGACAAGAGTGCAgctagaaattgcaggtactagtggttgattttcacccccgagatggaagctatggtgacctgtgacccaggtaaactatttttagaaccctgctccATAGTTAAgaggcattggtcacactcctgaaggactccatgattaaattgggcacaactgtcttttaccatttggattcaaagttagatgaagcacagagagaaacagctgattccttcagagccattccatgcctatgggtcccaatctggttgccttgttggacaagaagcacttccctgctggccaaacaatggtagccaatgagggaatgtatcagatgcgaagttcagattgcaggatacttgaatgctgagtccagagtctgtggtttagtccaggcctgcactgtgaccagggccgatccagagaacagaagggtgtgctgtctaccgggtgctaaaatacgggatgtggacctgaggttgaaaaggatcctaagaggagcgggtaagaaccctttgatcatccttcatgtaggaacgaatgacacggctagattctcgctagagaggttcaagggagactatgccaggttgggtaagacgctcaaggaaattgaggctcaggtgatcttcagtgggattctacctgtccctagggaagggcgccaaaggggtgagaggatcgtgacaattaatagttggctgagggagtggtgttacaaggagggctttgggatgtatgggcactgggaggcttttggggacagacaactgttctcaagggatgggctccacctaagtagggaaggaagtagacttctaggagggaggctggctcatctgattaaaagagctttaaactagacactggggggagacggtcgggagaggtcctagtgctctccacgccaaattttcacattgggagtgaggacaacaagataacaacagatatagccagaggggggcggttacgtgtaaggaagaggggggggacggattctagatctacaagtcatactggaagtactgtgtccctaccgagttgggtgaaaagagtgagaggagcccaacaggaaaattaggatgtttgttcaccaatgcgagaagcttaggtaacaaaatggaggaactggagctcctggtccgggaattgaaaccggatatcgtaggaataacagaaacatggtggaacggtagccatgactggagtacaggtatggaaggttatgtgctgtttaggaaagaccgatgcaaaggtaaaggtgggggagtagcactgtatatcaataatgaggtaaaatgtaatgagataactagcactgcaatggacaatacagagtctgtttgggcaatggtcacattggggaagaaaactaccagagcctcacccgggatagtgattggggtgtgctatagaccgccgggatctagcttagagatggatagagagctctttaatgtttttaaggaggtaaacactaataggaactgcttgatcatgggggactttaacttcccggatatagattgggaaacaaatgctagtaataataatagggctcagcttttcctagacgtgatagctaatgaattctttcatcaagtggttgctgaaccgacgaggggggatgccattttagatttgattttggtgagtaatgaggaccttgttgaggacattgttgtaggggacaaccttggctcgagtgatcatgagctaatttgtttccaaataaatgggaggataatcaatagtgcatctgagactagggtgtatgatttcaaaagggctaattttactaaattaaggcgactagttagggaagtggactgggctaacatatttagggatctaagggcagatgtcgcctggggttacttcaggttgaagttgcaggagttgtcagaggcatgtatcccgagaagggggaaacggctcgtaggtagcagttttagaccgagctggatgagcaagcgtcttagaggggtgattaagaaaaaacagaaagcgtaccaggagtggaaaatgggagggatcagcaaggaaacctaccttattgaggtcagagggtgcagggaagctgtgagaaaggcaaagcgacgagtggagatggacctagcgaaggggattaaaaccaatagcaaacggttttttagccatataaataggaagaaaaccaggaaagaagaagtgggaccgcttaaaactttaaacggagtggagattagggataatcttggaatggcacaatatctgaacgaatactttgcctctgtctttaatgaggctaatgaagggctaaggaatagtgatagagggaccgatgggaatgaagatatgggggtagacattacggtatctgaggtagaagccaaacttgaacagcttaacggaagtaaatcggggggcccggataatcttcatcctagaatattaagggaattggcgagggatattgctagcccgttagcgataatctttaataaatccctaaattcggggattgtaccgactgactggagattagctaatgtagttcctatattcaagaaggggaaaaaaagtgacccgggaaattataggcctgttagtctaacatctgtagtatgcaaagtcatggaaaaaatcttaaaagagagagtggttccggagcatgaggccgatggcaactgggatagattacagcatggatttacgaaaggtagatcgtgcaaaaccaacttgatctccttctttgagagagtaacagattttttagacaagggaaatgcggtggatctcatatatctggatttcagtaaggcgtttgatacggtaccgcatgaagaattactggttaaattggaaaagatggggatcgaaatgaaaatccagaggtggataaggagctaagtaaaggggagactgcagagggtagtattgaagggggaactgtccggttggaggggggttaccagtggagttcctcaaggctcggttttgggtccgattttattcaatctatttattgctgacctgggaaccaagagtaggagtgggctgataaagtttgcggatgacaccaagttggggggtattgtcaattcggaagaggatcaggatattctccagggagatttagatgaccttgtaaactggagtattagtaacaggatgaaattcaatagtgagaagtgtaaggttatgcatttagggatgtctaacaagaactttagttataagctggggacgcaccagttggaagtaacggaggaggagaaggacctaggagtcctggttgatcgcaggatgactatgagtaggcaatgtgatgtggccgttaaaaaagccaatgcggtcttgggttgcattaggcgaggtatttctagtagggataaggaggtgctagtcccgttatataaggcgttggtgagacctcatttggagtattgtgtgcagttttggtctcccatgtttaagaaggatgaattcaaactagaacaggtacaaagaagggccactagaatgatccgaggaatggaaggcctttcgtatgaaaggagacttgaggagctcggtttgttttccttaaccaaaagaaggataagaggagatatgattacactctttaaatatatcagagggataaataccagggaaggagaagaattatttcagctcagtgctaatgtggacacgaggacgaacggatataaactgtcagtcaggaaattcaggcttgaaattagacgaaggtttctaaccatcaggggagtgcaatactggaacagcctaccgagggaaacagtgggggcgaaggacctccatgactttaagattaagc is a genomic window of Mauremys reevesii isolate NIE-2019 linkage group 14, ASM1616193v1, whole genome shotgun sequence containing:
- the LOC120381581 gene encoding zinc finger and SCAN domain-containing protein 2-like, with product YECCECGKSFSHISSLISHQRVHMGEKPYECCECGKNFTRSSNLTRHQRIHTGERPYECSECGKSFTHLFSLISHQRVHTGEYQRERRYMCHECGKSFNGSSNLTKHQIIHTGEKPYTCSECGKSFNQSSHLMTHQRIHTGETPYTCSECGKSFNQRSTLIRHQRIHTRETPYMCSECGKSFGQSSHLITHERIHKGEKPYMCSECGKSFSYSSVLSTHRRIHSGEKPYTCSECGKSFISSSQLITHQRSHTGEMPFTCSECGKSFGQSSHLIAHERIHTGETPYTCSECGKSFNRRSTLIRHQRIHTRETPYMCSECGKSFISSSHLIAHQRIHTGETPYTCPECGKSFSYSSVLSAHRRIHTGEKPYTCPECGKSFNQSSNLITHQK